From the genome of Papaver somniferum cultivar HN1 chromosome 2, ASM357369v1, whole genome shotgun sequence, one region includes:
- the LOC113352929 gene encoding kinesin-like protein KIN-14B translates to MVQNDFNGEDATGEHVTNLLHVTKSLSALGDVLSSLTSKKEMIPYENSRLTRLLEDSIGGSSKTLLIVNVCPNASSLPKTLSALTFSARARSAELSLGNRDTIKKCRDVGNSTLSSLYHFCCS, encoded by the exons ATGGTCCAAAATGATTTCAACGGGGAAGATGCTACTGGAGAGCATGTTACAAACTTGTTGCATGTGACGAAATCGTTATCTGC TTTGGGTGATGTCTTGTCTTCGTTGACCTCGAAGAAGGAGATGATACCTTATGAGAACTCTAGACTCACAAGACTACTCGAAGATTCAATAG gaggaagctcaaaaacaTTGTTGATCGTAAATGTCTGTCCCAATGCTTCTAGTCTGCCCAAGACACTGTCAGCTCTTACTTTCTCTGCAAGAGCTCGGAGTGCAGAGCTAAGTCTTGGGAATCGAGATACCATTAAGAAATGTAGAGATGTT GGCAATTCGACATTATCTTCATTGTATCATTTTTGCTGCAGTTAG
- the LOC113350609 gene encoding uncharacterized protein LOC113350609 gives MWKIWKHKCITVFEGKTIHPDNIIMSIRNLCTKYNIVGCDTNPSCRNQVTKIKRKWEKPPENWWKLNFDAAFNKDNKTCEIGLILRDCAGRYLETMVKASKARDDEQGEGLALLEIVEWITSRGWRNVIIEGNCKTVIEAVTLNFVNANWKDHNLL, from the coding sequence ATGTGGAAAATTTGGAAACATAAATGCATAACAGTCTTTGAAGGAAAAACTATACACCCTGACAATATTATCATGAGCATTAGAAACTTGTGCACAAAATATAACATTGTAGGATGTGATACTAACCCTTCATGCAGGAATCAAGTCactaaaatcaaaagaaaatgggAGAAACCTCCTGAAAATTGGTGGAAACTAAATTTTGATGCTGCTTTTAATAAAGATAACAAAACCTGTGAGATTGGTCTAATTTTAAGAGATTGTGCAGGGAGATATTTGGAGACCATGGTGAAAGCATCAAAAGCCAGAGATGATGAACAGGGAGAAGGTTTAGCTCTCCTAGAAATTGTGGAATGGATAACAAGTAGGGGCTGGAGAAATGTTATCATTGAAGGAAATTGCAAGACTGTCATTGAAGCCGTGACTTTAAATTTTGTTAATGCTAACTGGAAGGACCATAATCTTCTTTGA
- the LOC113350608 gene encoding uncharacterized protein LOC113350608 gives MDNVWDIAAASAYNAQNHTDACLFLNFSVITVMKILSWNCQGISLGWKNGIDIEIMHTTSKTIHAIVHTHDNNMDFLITFMYGAHDDTENANQWQYLINMHLFVDLPWVLLGDLNFTMHDSETHSSSVTHPHHARHVRNFVQQLGLIDLGYSGADTTWSNHRSGDDHVSARLDRALVNRWINHYTNAHLQHLVPVASDHSPILLHTVPSATKHSPFKLYKCWFKMDSCTDTIARSWQQRFSGSPSFQFSSKLKLTRTQLQIWKRLSFGNIENNLQNIQKQLQFCYDRNLPSSHPQVKHLSSSLQQWLLIQKEFFMQKAGDKALEADRNTSYFHSIVNYNKRRSTINSIQGPLGIWFDSRSDIEAIFTNHFKNIATSSKPQINNEILQLFQPCVSEIQNNCLIQVPHAQEIKDVVFQIKPWASPGNDGFQAGFYQHCWDVVGTEVISMVQYFFTHKHMLKAINHTYQVLIPKISNPKTPADYRPISLCNVSYKIISKILANRLKPLLPDIISPTQTAFVAGRHIHDNIIIAHEILFSMKRKKIKKALVGLKLDMSKAFDRVEWSFLLSIFRQLGFHNDWISLIEHLNVDSGCLSGIRINHHCPLINHLFFADDCLLFFEADSTQMAASTLASYIWTSFRSVMGLGEKYLGIPLLLHRSRHKNCQGVIDNMNNRLQGWQSKIVNQAGRTTQVFKLPEQLFNKWKNSEKLLVEQLSSHVLKSTFLGERYVYLKVGGLGLKNLCNYNLAFLAKLAWQLLHNQDALWAKLLKGKHFPHHDLRFFPPPDWGDLNTSNYQLVSDLIDTDTEQWNVSLLRLLFTADQVNSILTIPIQLDQEDKLIWPFTTTGIFTTASTYKMLCDKDILTDNSMGLSQHFWLSFWKLKVPYKFQIFLWRAIHNAVPVKARIFTHVHNADLHCVLCNHNQMEDLDHLLLHFPFSRAIWQYFLPHPFHFILQHSSLLSWIQTWQLKDSIINIQKSPEIVHLAMCIMHFIWKLRCSVVSNNTTPNHNSVIHQVTSYILQHHLGNTPANYNHPNVHNKLLHHKWEPPPLQYLKINIDASYNSSSLLAGIGIIIRNSTGAYVMGRGALRRASNAQQAEAWAILEAMQLADSNGWSHVIFESDNLGICSFLQQQSSLCHWQNMPLLRKCVNICNINPGWSCSFVYRSGNKAADAIAKAVYKHNLCGDWWFHPPPLLIPYINCDVSISHV, from the exons ATGGATAATGTTTGGGACATTGCTGCAGCCTCTGCTTATAATGCACAGAATCATACTGATGCATG TCTTTTTTTGAATTTCTCTGTTATTACCGTCATGAAAATTCTTTCCTGGAACTGTCAAG GTATCTCTCTTggctggaaaaatggaattgatattgaaatcatGCATACAACCTCTAAAACTATCCATGCTATTGTCCATACTCATGATAATAATATGGATTTCTTGATAACCTTCATGTATGGTGCTCATGATGATACAGAAAATGCTAACCAGTGGCAATATCTTATTAATATGCATTTGTTTGTTGATCTTCCTTGGGTTCTTCTAGGTGATTTAAACTTCACCATGCATGACTCCGAAACACATAGCTCTAGTGTCACTCATCCTCATCATGCTAGACATGTTAGAAATTTTGTTCAGCAACTAGGTCTCATTGACTTAGGTTACTCAGGAGCTGACACAACTTGGTCAAATCATCGTAGTGGAGATGATCATGTCTCTGCTCGTCTAGATAGAGCTTTAGTAAATCGCTGGATCAACCACTACACAAATGCACATCTTCAACATTTAGTACCTGTTGCTTCGGATCACAGCCCGATTTTGCTACATACAGTTCCTTCTGCTACAAAACATTCTCCTTTTAAACTCTACAAGTGTTGGTTTAAAATGGATTCTTGTACTGATACTATTGCACGCAGCTGGCAGCAACGATTTTCGGGGTCTCCTTCGTTTCAGTTTTCtagtaaattaaaactaaccagaACTCAGCTGCAGATATGGAAACGACTTTCTTTTGGCAACATCGAGAATAACCTTCAAAATATTCAGAAGCAGCTACAATTTTGCTATGACCGCAATTTGCCTTCTTCTCATCCTCAAGTTAAGCATCTAAGCTCTTCCTTGCAGCAATGGCTTTTGATTCAAAAAGAGTTTTTCATGCAAAAAGCAGGTGATAAAGCTCTTGAAGCAGATAGAAACACTTCTTATTTTCACTCGATAGTCAATTACAATAAGAGAAGGTCAACTATCAATTCTATCCAGGGTCCCTTGGGCATTTGGTTTGATAGCAGAAGTGATATTGAAGCTATATTTACTAACCATTTTAAGAATATTGCTACTTCTTCTAAGCCTCAGATTAATAACGAGATTCTGCAGCTTTTTCAACCTTGTGTTTCAGAAATACAGAACAATTGCCTTATCCAGGTGCCTCATGCTCAAGAAATAAAGGATGTGGTATTTCAAATCAAGCCTTGGGCTTCTCCGGGTAATGATGGGTTCCAAGCTGGATTTTATCAACATTGTTGGGATGTTGTTGGCACTGAGGTAATCTCCATGGTTCAATACTTTTTCACTCATAAACATATGCTCAAAGCCATCAATCATACATATCAGGTTTTAATCCCTAAAATTTCAAACCCAAAAACACCTGCTGATTACAGACCCATAAGTCTGTGCAATGTTAGctataaaattatttctaaaattttAGCTAACCGTCTTAAACCCCTTCTTCCTGATATTATCTCCCCTACTCAAACTGCCTTTGTTGCAGGAAGACATATCCATGACAATATCATTATTGCTCATGAGATTTTGTTTAGTATGAAACGTAAAAAGATTAAGAAGGCTTTGGTTGGTTTGAAATTagacatgtcgaaagctttcgacagggtTGAATGGTCATTTCTGCTTTCCATCTTTCGGCAATTGGGTTTTCATAATGATTGGATTAGTTTAATAGAGCat CTTAATGTGGACTCTGGTTGTCTTTCAGGGATTAGAATTAATCATCACTGCCCTTTAATTAATCATCTGTTCTTCGCGGatgattgtttgttattttttgaaGCTGATTCTACTCAAATGGCAGCTTCAACACTTGCTTCATATATTTGGACAAGCTTCAGGTCAG TTATGGGACTTGGCGAAAAATACTTGGGTATACCTCTTCTGCTGCATAGATCCAGACATAAGAACTGTCAGGGTGTTATTGATAACATGAATAATAGATTGCAGGGCTGGCAGAGCAAAATTGTGAATCAAGCAGGAAGAACTACTCAG GTTTTCAAACTACctgaacaactcttcaacaaaTGGAAAAATTCAGAGAAGCTATTGGTGGAACAGTTATCAAGCCACGTTCTCAAAAGTACATTTCTTGGAGAAAGGTATGTTTACCTAAAAGTAGGTGGTTTAGGACTTAAAAATTTATGCAACTATAACTTAGCTTTTCTTGCGAAACTAGCTTGGCAATTGTTACATAACCAAGATGCTTTATGGGCGAAGTTGTTGAAAGGTAAACATTTTCCTCATCATGACCTGCGTTTCTTCCCTCCACCG GACTGGGGTGATTTGAATACTTCTAACTATCAGTTGGTTTCTGATCTTATAGATACTGATACTGAACAGTGGAATGTGTCGCTTCTTCGCCTTCTCTTTACAGCTGATCAGGTGAACTCCATTTTAACCATTCCCATTCAGTTAGATCAAGAGGATAAATTAATCTGGCCCTTTACAACCACTGGTATTTTTACTACTGCCTCAACTTATAAGATGTTGTGTGATAAAGATATCCTAACAGATAACTCCATGGGTTTATCTCAACATTTTTGGTTATCTTTTTGGAAGTTGAAAGTACCTTACAAGTTTCAGATTTTCCTGTGGAGAGCTATTCACAATGCTGTTCCAGTCAAAGCAAGAATTTTCACCCATGTGCATAATGCTGATTTACACTGTGTACTTTGCAACCACAATCAAATGGAAGATCTGGACCATCTTTTACTTCATTTCCCTTTCTCTAGGGCAATATGGCAGTATTTTTTACCTCATCCGTTTCACTTTATTTTGCAGCACTCTTCTCTCTTATCTTGGATTCAGACTTGGCAACTCAAAGACTCCATCATCAACATCCAGAAGTCCCCTGAGATTGTTCACTTAGCTATGTGCATCATGCATTTCATATGGAAGCTTCGATGTAGTGTTGTTTCTAACAATACCACTCCCAACCATAACTCTGTAATCCATCAGGTCACTTCATACATTCTCCAGCATCATCTAGGAAACACTCCTGCTAACTACAATCATCCTAATGTTCATAATAAGCTTTTACATCATAAATGGGAACCTCCTCCTTTGCAGTACCTAAAAATTAATATCGATGCTTCTTATAATTCTAGTTCTTTGTTAGCTGGTATTGGAATTATAATTCGGAACTCTACAGGGGCATATGTCATGGGAAGGGGAGCCTTGAGAAGAGCTAGTAATGCTCAACAGGCCGAAGCATGGGCAATTTTGGAGGCTATGCAACTGGCAGATTCAAATGGTTGGTCTCATGTGATTTTTGAATCTGATAATCTGGGAATTTGTTCTTttcttcaacaacaatcttctcTTTGTCACTGGCAGAATATGCCTCTTCTGCGAAAATGTGTAAACATATGTAATATTAATCCTGGTTGGTCTTGTAGTTTTGTGTATAGGTCTGGTAATAAAGCTGCAGATGCAATAGCGAAGGCAGTTTATAAACATAATCTATGTGGGGATTGGTGGTTTCATCCACCTCCTTTGTTAATTCCCTACATAAATTGTGATGTATCAATTTCTCATGTTTAA